One segment of Streptosporangium brasiliense DNA contains the following:
- a CDS encoding FAD-dependent oxidoreductase, producing the protein MSDSCCGPTPIAIEHTATPQQATSGRWDDLPVVVIGAGPVGLAAAAHLAERGVDFTVLEAGDCVAASVAQWGHVRVFSPWKYNIDAAARRLLEADGWTAPDADWLPTGAELIDGYLAPLAKLFGDRVRLGAKVTAISRLGYDRVRTAGRDQAPFLIRLADGTELQARAIIDASGTYTSPNVLGASGLPAHGEHEVFVDHALPDVLGADRDHYEGKRVLVVGAGHSAATTLLALAQLDDTPITWAIRAGNATRTYGGGDADALPARGALGTRLRAHVTSGRIQLLTGFFTHRVNATGQGVEVISRDPSGREQSVTVDRIVSATGYRPDHSIASELRLDLDPVLGSTRALAPLIDPNQHSCGTVPAHGVGELAHPEPGYYAVGVKSYGRAPTFLMATGYEQVRSVVAAIAGDWEAARDVQLDLPETGVCSSNLAEAQEQRVGLATGISGGLLSAPLPLATVSAPAGAGGESGGSCCG; encoded by the coding sequence ATGAGTGACAGTTGCTGCGGCCCCACGCCGATCGCGATCGAACACACCGCCACCCCTCAGCAGGCCACCTCAGGGCGATGGGATGACCTGCCCGTGGTCGTGATCGGCGCCGGCCCGGTCGGGCTGGCCGCCGCCGCCCACCTGGCCGAACGCGGCGTCGACTTCACGGTCCTGGAGGCCGGTGACTGCGTCGCCGCCTCGGTGGCGCAGTGGGGGCACGTGCGGGTGTTCAGCCCCTGGAAGTACAACATCGACGCCGCCGCCCGCCGCCTGCTGGAGGCCGACGGCTGGACGGCTCCGGACGCCGACTGGCTGCCGACCGGCGCCGAACTCATCGACGGCTATCTGGCGCCGCTGGCCAAGCTGTTCGGCGACCGGGTACGGCTCGGCGCGAAGGTGACCGCGATCAGCCGTCTCGGCTACGACCGGGTCCGCACCGCCGGCCGCGACCAGGCCCCGTTCCTGATCCGCCTGGCCGACGGCACCGAGCTGCAGGCCCGAGCGATCATCGACGCGTCCGGCACCTACACCAGCCCGAACGTGCTCGGCGCGAGCGGCCTGCCCGCCCACGGCGAGCACGAGGTGTTCGTCGACCACGCCCTGCCCGACGTGCTCGGCGCCGACCGCGACCACTACGAGGGCAAGCGGGTGCTGGTCGTCGGCGCCGGCCACTCCGCCGCCACCACGCTGCTCGCCCTGGCCCAACTGGACGACACCCCGATCACCTGGGCGATCCGCGCCGGCAACGCCACCCGCACCTACGGCGGCGGCGACGCCGACGCGCTGCCGGCCCGCGGCGCGCTCGGCACTCGGCTGCGCGCCCACGTCACCTCCGGCCGCATCCAGTTGCTGACCGGCTTCTTCACCCACCGCGTCAACGCCACCGGCCAGGGCGTCGAGGTGATCAGCCGCGACCCGTCCGGCCGAGAGCAGAGCGTCACCGTGGACCGGATCGTCTCGGCCACCGGCTACCGCCCCGATCACTCCATCGCCTCCGAACTCCGGCTCGACCTCGACCCGGTGCTCGGCTCCACCCGTGCCCTGGCCCCGCTGATCGACCCCAACCAGCACTCCTGCGGCACCGTCCCTGCCCACGGCGTCGGCGAACTCGCCCACCCCGAGCCCGGCTACTACGCGGTCGGCGTCAAGAGCTACGGCCGCGCGCCGACGTTCCTCATGGCCACCGGTTACGAGCAGGTCCGCTCGGTCGTGGCGGCGATCGCCGGGGACTGGGAGGCGGCCCGCGACGTTCAGCTCGACCTGCCCGAGACCGGCGTGTGCTCCTCCAACCTGGCCGAGGCCCAGGAGCAGCGGGTCGGCCTGGCCACCGGCATCAGCGGCGGCCTGCTGTCGGCCCCGCTCCCCCTCGCCACCGTCAGCGCCCCGGCCGGTGCCGGCGGCGAGTCCGGCGGCAGCTGCTGCGGCTGA
- a CDS encoding ArsR/SmtB family transcription factor, with the protein MLAQEGALMAEPTRSSAAPTDEPTDGRAGPACASPQLPQAAQDFLKALANPGRQQIMLLFAQGAELSVNQVAERAGISQSAASQQLALLRRSGIVTSRRDGKEVLYRGDRDGVARILEDLQSYLKFCC; encoded by the coding sequence GTGCTGGCGCAGGAGGGAGCACTCATGGCCGAACCCACGAGATCATCAGCCGCGCCGACGGATGAGCCCACAGACGGGAGAGCGGGCCCCGCGTGCGCGTCGCCGCAGCTGCCGCAGGCCGCCCAGGACTTCCTCAAGGCCCTGGCCAACCCCGGCCGCCAGCAGATCATGCTGCTGTTCGCCCAGGGCGCCGAGCTGTCGGTCAACCAGGTCGCCGAACGCGCCGGCATCAGCCAGTCCGCCGCTTCCCAGCAGCTCGCCCTGCTGCGCCGCAGTGGCATCGTCACCTCCCGCCGCGACGGCAAGGAAGTGCTGTATCGAGGCGATCGCGACGGCGTCGCCCGCATCCTCGAAGACCTGCAGAGCTACCTGAAATTCTGCTGCTGA
- a CDS encoding ArsR/SmtB family transcription factor, whose translation MTVPTGQCCAPIAREPLAEDAAAELAVMLKAVADPVRLRLLSMIGSHAGGEACVCDLTGTFDLTAPTISHHLKVLRTAGLIDGERRGTWVYYRIVPEAVNRLGALFAPLTESAPGPAPQPAAGRTELELLPA comes from the coding sequence ATGACCGTCCCGACCGGCCAGTGCTGCGCCCCGATCGCCCGCGAACCGCTGGCCGAGGACGCTGCCGCCGAGCTCGCCGTCATGCTCAAGGCGGTCGCCGACCCGGTACGGCTGCGTCTGCTGTCGATGATCGGCTCCCACGCCGGCGGCGAGGCCTGCGTGTGCGACCTGACCGGTACCTTCGACCTGACCGCCCCCACCATCTCCCACCACCTCAAGGTGCTGCGCACGGCGGGTCTGATCGACGGTGAGCGGCGCGGCACCTGGGTCTACTACCGCATCGTCCCCGAGGCGGTGAACCGGCTCGGCGCGCTGTTCGCCCCGCTCACCGAGTCCGCTCCTGGACCCGCTCCCCAGCCTGCCGCGGGACGCACCGAGCTGGAGCTGCTGCCCGCATGA
- a CDS encoding M28 family metallopeptidase, whose product MTSTASERHQGGQGGPDLAPLVGAVSATRMHATVCELAGDRYAGRRVGTSGGRAAATWLAEQLGELGAQVHLSEFDVADVRELYATPMLDWSSAGQTQRLEHRRDFVEHLASADLAHPRSALLVKVPETGSAAGTAAGLRERWVLAEAANWGRACELAEAQGAVGVLTVRSTDADGWMPKMIAGPPARAVPIIGVHPEVHRRLTEALDGGPVQVTGSMPLRQIATRGRNVYAGFPRLPGTETGAEASTGAYNPADGRRGGTAHGGQAGLRVLLSAHYDGVGDDPDRRLPAAADNASGVAAVLETARVLAAAAPSRVLELTVAFLDAEEAGAWGSAHHASTLPPDTLVINLDGAAQLHQAAAVEAGGPAHALLATLDQAARLTGVPLRAGAMASDNRRYAAAGLAAVGIGMGMPGYQTPAETPERVQADTLLAAARLLVATVGLLAAQAPA is encoded by the coding sequence ATGACCAGCACCGCATCCGAGCGCCACCAGGGGGGTCAGGGCGGGCCGGACCTGGCCCCCTTGGTGGGGGCGGTGTCGGCCACCCGCATGCACGCCACGGTGTGTGAGCTGGCCGGCGACCGGTACGCCGGGCGACGCGTGGGCACGTCCGGCGGCCGCGCCGCCGCGACCTGGCTGGCCGAGCAACTCGGCGAGCTGGGCGCCCAGGTGCACCTGTCGGAGTTCGACGTCGCCGACGTGCGCGAGCTGTACGCGACACCGATGCTCGACTGGAGCAGCGCCGGGCAGACGCAGCGCCTGGAGCACCGCCGCGACTTCGTCGAGCACCTGGCCTCCGCCGACCTGGCGCACCCGCGCTCCGCGCTCCTGGTCAAGGTCCCCGAGACCGGCTCTGCGGCCGGTACTGCGGCGGGGCTGCGCGAGCGGTGGGTGCTGGCCGAGGCCGCGAACTGGGGGCGGGCGTGCGAGCTGGCCGAGGCGCAGGGCGCGGTCGGAGTGCTGACCGTGCGCAGCACCGACGCCGATGGCTGGATGCCCAAGATGATCGCCGGGCCGCCTGCCCGCGCGGTGCCCATCATCGGCGTGCATCCCGAGGTCCACCGGCGCCTGACCGAAGCACTCGACGGTGGCCCGGTTCAGGTGACCGGCTCGATGCCGTTGCGCCAGATCGCCACCCGAGGCCGCAACGTCTACGCCGGCTTCCCGCGCCTTCCTGGCACCGAGACCGGTGCCGAGGCGAGCACCGGGGCCTACAACCCGGCCGACGGACGCCGAGGCGGCACCGCTCACGGCGGGCAGGCCGGGCTGCGGGTACTGCTGAGCGCGCACTACGACGGCGTCGGCGACGATCCCGACCGGCGCCTGCCCGCAGCCGCCGACAACGCCTCCGGGGTGGCCGCGGTCCTGGAAACCGCCCGCGTGCTGGCCGCCGCTGCGCCGTCCAGGGTGCTGGAGCTGACGGTGGCCTTCCTGGACGCGGAGGAGGCGGGCGCGTGGGGCTCGGCCCACCACGCCTCCACCCTGCCGCCCGACACGTTGGTGATCAACCTCGACGGTGCCGCGCAGCTGCACCAGGCCGCCGCCGTCGAGGCGGGCGGCCCCGCCCACGCCCTGCTGGCCACGCTGGACCAGGCCGCCCGCCTGACCGGCGTGCCGCTGCGGGCCGGCGCCATGGCCTCCGACAACCGCCGTTACGCCGCGGCTGGGCTGGCCGCGGTCGGCATCGGCATGGGCATGCCCGGCTACCAGACGCCCGCCGAGACGCCTGAGCGCGTGCAGGCAGACACGCTGCTGGCCGCTGCCCGCCTTCTGGTGGCCACCGTAGGACTGCTGGCCGCCCAGGCGCCGGCCTGA
- a CDS encoding MFS transporter, translated as MSAPASSAVPALGDGAQPRRRHGRPVVAALAVTQTIGYGVLYYAFSVFLAPMARDLHATNTQIAAALTLSILIAALCAPLVGRLLDARGGRALMTVGSLLGTAAVLAWSRVESLPQLYAVFALVGVACSLVLYEAAFAVIVSLYAGNERGRANGLLALTIVAGFASSIFLPLTGLLVDRYGWRTALVILALIYGTAAIPLHALVLRRRARPASTQASDAAQERAAIVKAATRRRPFWLLMIAFTANGGAVATVAVLLITYLIQLGHPPVLAATLAGLLGVLSVTGRLITTGLQTRLPAALIAAAIFALQGVAVLLLPLIGRSVAGAIGAVLLFGLGFGIASITLPHLLVGRYGTTAYASLAGRITIFSVADKALAPLGAVALAQAVGYGWVMSAVAAVCGIAAFALLAYHRL; from the coding sequence GTGAGCGCCCCCGCTTCGAGCGCCGTCCCCGCCCTCGGGGACGGCGCTCAGCCACGTCGGCGGCACGGCCGGCCAGTCGTCGCGGCGCTGGCCGTCACCCAAACCATCGGCTACGGCGTGCTCTACTACGCCTTCTCCGTCTTCCTCGCTCCCATGGCCCGCGACCTGCACGCAACCAACACGCAGATCGCCGCGGCGCTCACCCTGTCCATCCTGATCGCCGCCCTGTGCGCGCCGCTGGTCGGCCGCCTGCTGGACGCCCGCGGCGGTCGCGCCCTGATGACGGTCGGCTCGCTGCTGGGCACCGCTGCGGTGCTGGCCTGGTCGCGCGTGGAGAGCCTGCCGCAGCTGTACGCGGTGTTCGCGCTCGTCGGCGTCGCCTGCTCCCTGGTGCTGTACGAGGCCGCCTTCGCCGTCATCGTCTCCCTCTACGCCGGCAACGAGCGCGGCCGGGCGAACGGGCTGCTGGCGCTGACCATCGTGGCCGGGTTCGCCTCCTCGATCTTCCTGCCGCTGACCGGCCTGCTCGTCGACCGGTACGGCTGGCGTACGGCGCTGGTGATCCTGGCCCTGATCTACGGGACGGCGGCGATCCCGCTGCACGCCCTCGTGCTGCGCCGCCGCGCCCGTCCGGCGAGCACACAGGCGTCCGACGCGGCGCAGGAGCGCGCCGCCATCGTCAAGGCGGCCACCCGCCGGCGGCCGTTCTGGCTGCTGATGATCGCCTTCACCGCCAACGGCGGCGCGGTCGCGACCGTGGCGGTCCTGCTCATCACCTACCTGATCCAGCTGGGCCACCCGCCCGTGCTGGCCGCCACGCTGGCCGGGCTGCTGGGCGTGCTGTCGGTGACCGGACGGCTGATCACCACCGGCCTGCAGACCCGGCTGCCCGCCGCGCTCATCGCCGCCGCCATCTTCGCCCTGCAAGGCGTGGCCGTCCTGCTGCTGCCCCTGATCGGCCGCAGCGTGGCGGGCGCGATCGGCGCGGTGCTGCTGTTCGGGCTCGGCTTCGGCATCGCCTCGATCACCCTTCCGCACCTGCTGGTCGGCCGGTACGGCACCACCGCCTACGCCTCGCTGGCCGGCCGCATCACAATCTTCTCCGTCGCCGACAAGGCGCTGGCCCCGCTCGGCGCGGTCGCCCTCGCCCAAGCCGTCGGCTACGGCTGGGTGATGAGCGCGGTCGCCGCCGTCTGCGGGATCGCCGCGTTCGCGCTGCTGGCCTACCACCGCCTATAA
- a CDS encoding ArsO family NAD(P)H-dependent flavin-containing monooxygenase, with the protein MTAAPRPVDVLVIGGGQAGLAAGYYLRRTKADFVILDAQDGAGGAWRHAWDSLRLFSPAQYSSLPGRMMPIPPDGGYPSAAEVVTYLTDYERRYELPVLRPVTVNAVRRGDGHLLVETGHGTWQAKSVISATGTWWRPYIPHYPGMRDFGGEHLHTAGYRGPEPLRGKRVVIVGGGNSAAQLLAELSTLAEVTWVTQRPPRLLPDDIDGRALFDLATRRHRAVQAGRQAEGIADLGDIVAVPPVREARDRGVLKAEPMFTRITPDGVAWADGSTVACDVILWCTGFRPALGHLAPLRLRGPDGLIPTRGTQAVGEPRLHLLGYGDWTGPASATLIGAGRTAKEAVATLVEQVHDRGGAS; encoded by the coding sequence ATGACGGCCGCCCCCCGGCCCGTCGACGTCCTGGTGATCGGCGGCGGGCAGGCGGGCCTGGCCGCCGGCTACTATCTGCGCCGCACGAAGGCCGACTTCGTCATCCTCGACGCCCAGGACGGCGCCGGCGGCGCGTGGCGGCACGCCTGGGACAGCCTGCGCCTGTTCTCACCGGCCCAGTACAGCTCGCTGCCCGGCCGCATGATGCCCATCCCGCCGGACGGCGGCTACCCGAGCGCGGCCGAGGTCGTAACCTACCTGACCGACTACGAACGCCGCTACGAGCTGCCGGTGCTGCGCCCGGTGACCGTGAACGCCGTCCGGCGCGGCGACGGCCACCTCCTGGTCGAGACCGGCCACGGCACCTGGCAGGCCAAGAGCGTGATCAGCGCCACCGGCACCTGGTGGCGCCCCTACATCCCGCACTACCCCGGCATGCGCGACTTCGGCGGCGAGCACCTGCACACCGCCGGCTACCGCGGCCCCGAACCGTTGCGCGGCAAGCGCGTGGTCATCGTCGGCGGCGGCAACTCCGCCGCCCAGCTCCTGGCCGAGCTGTCCACGCTCGCCGAGGTCACCTGGGTAACCCAGCGGCCGCCACGCCTGCTGCCGGACGACATCGACGGCCGCGCCCTGTTCGACCTGGCCACCCGCCGCCACCGCGCCGTCCAAGCGGGCCGGCAGGCCGAGGGCATCGCCGACCTGGGCGACATCGTCGCCGTCCCGCCCGTGCGCGAGGCCCGCGACCGGGGCGTGCTCAAGGCCGAGCCCATGTTCACCCGCATCACTCCCGACGGGGTGGCGTGGGCCGACGGCAGCACGGTGGCGTGCGATGTGATCCTGTGGTGCACCGGCTTCCGCCCCGCGCTCGGCCACCTGGCTCCGCTGCGGCTGCGCGGCCCGGACGGGCTCATCCCCACCCGCGGCACCCAGGCGGTGGGCGAACCCCGCCTGCATCTGCTCGGCTACGGCGACTGGACCGGGCCCGCCTCGGCCACCCTCATCGGCGCCGGCCGGACGGCCAAGGAGGCCGTGGCCACGCTCGTCGAGCAGGTGCACGACCGCGGCGGCGCCAGCTAA
- a CDS encoding flavin-containing monooxygenase, which produces MPIDNDRVLIVGAGQSGLASAHAALEHGLRPVLLEASRRAAGSWPRYYDSLTLFSPARYSSLPGMGFDGDPERYPRRDEVGSYLERYAVALIERGAELRTGARVSAAEAGRQGFTVRLEGGEQLSAGALIAASGSFGRPHRPALPGLDTFTGPVLHVADYHSPTSLPGEHVIVVGAGNSAVQVAHELASQRRVTLASRVPIRFVAQRPLGRDLHFWFRVTGFDRLPPARAEAPPASPVLDDGRYRRALREGRYRRRPIFARLDGDQATWPDGSRERVDAVLLATGYRPNLAYLERLGVLGADGRPRQRHGLSLMHVGLGYLGLEWQRTPSSNTLRGVGADARHVMGVLARQLRGTRQRTRA; this is translated from the coding sequence ATGCCCATCGACAACGACCGTGTCCTGATCGTCGGGGCCGGGCAGTCCGGCCTGGCCTCCGCGCACGCCGCCCTGGAGCACGGGCTGCGGCCCGTGCTGCTGGAGGCTTCCCGGCGGGCGGCCGGGTCCTGGCCGCGCTACTACGACAGCCTCACCCTGTTCTCACCCGCCCGCTACAGCAGCCTGCCCGGCATGGGCTTCGACGGGGACCCCGAGCGCTACCCACGCCGCGACGAGGTGGGCTCCTACCTGGAGCGCTATGCCGTCGCCCTGATCGAGCGCGGCGCCGAGCTGCGCACCGGCGCCCGCGTCAGCGCCGCCGAAGCCGGCAGGCAGGGGTTCACCGTGCGGCTGGAGGGCGGCGAGCAACTGAGCGCCGGCGCCCTGATCGCGGCCAGCGGCTCCTTCGGCCGCCCGCACCGGCCCGCCCTGCCCGGCCTGGACACCTTCACCGGCCCGGTGTTGCACGTCGCCGACTACCACTCGCCGACCTCGCTGCCCGGTGAGCACGTCATCGTGGTCGGGGCGGGCAACTCGGCGGTCCAGGTCGCCCACGAGCTGGCCAGCCAGCGCCGGGTGACGCTGGCCAGCCGGGTGCCGATCCGGTTCGTGGCCCAGCGCCCGCTGGGGCGTGACCTGCACTTCTGGTTCCGGGTGACCGGCTTCGACCGGCTGCCGCCGGCCCGCGCGGAGGCTCCGCCCGCCTCGCCCGTGCTGGATGACGGCCGCTACCGCCGGGCGCTGCGCGAGGGCCGCTACCGGCGCCGGCCGATCTTCGCCCGCCTGGACGGCGATCAGGCGACCTGGCCCGACGGCAGCCGTGAGCGCGTCGACGCGGTGCTGCTGGCCACCGGTTACCGGCCGAACCTGGCCTATCTGGAGAGGCTGGGTGTGCTGGGTGCCGATGGCCGCCCGCGCCAGCGCCATGGCCTGTCGCTGATGCACGTCGGTCTGGGCTACCTGGGCCTGGAGTGGCAGCGCACTCCCTCCTCCAACACGCTGCGCGGCGTCGGCGCCGACGCCCGGCACGTGATGGGGGTGCTCGCCCGTCAGCTGCGCGGCACTCGTCAGCGCACCCGAGCCTGA